From Trichomycterus rosablanca isolate fTriRos1 chromosome 18, fTriRos1.hap1, whole genome shotgun sequence, the proteins below share one genomic window:
- the LOC134332579 gene encoding ATP-sensitive inward rectifier potassium channel 1-like: MLKFIRKPIQDHLTERRIRKRRLVTKDGHCNIEYDNVTYQNYLVYLKDFWTTFVEFPWRFVILFFITAFTGSWFIFGLLWYSIAKSNGDLDVGGTPNGHLKCVENINSLTSAFLYSLETQTTIGYGGRALTGNCAKTVVLLIIQSLMGTIINCFMCGLILAKLSLPKKRAKTVTFSDTAVISLKNEKLCLQIRVANLRKTLLIRSHIYGKFVRTSIPPDGEPVILDQVNVEFQVDAGKDNLFFVSPLTLYHVIDSSSPFSEMAADTLQKQDFELVVFLDGMAESTSSSCQVRTSFIPREIQWGYSFLPVISRTRGGKYFVDFSNVSKTVAVSTPHCFSCFKDPVLHKHAQHGIDNPGFEVITIKDFGDKDNYCCLSSSVQDNQHF; this comes from the coding sequence ATGTTGAAGTTCATCCGGAAGCCGATTCAGGATCACTTAACAGAACGAAGGATTCGCAAGAGGCGGCTCGTGACCAAAGACGGCCACTGCAACATAGAATATGACAATGTTACGTATCAGAACTATTTAGTGTACCTGAAAGACTTTTGGACCACCTTTGTTGAATTTCCATGGCGGTTTGTTATACTTTTTTTCATCACTGCTTTTACGGGAAGCTGGTTCATCTTTGGCCTGCTGTGGTACTCGATTGCCAAAAGCAATGGAGACCTTGACGTTGGGGGTACTCCTAATGGCCATTTAAAGTGCGTAGAAAATATCAACAGTCTCACAAGCGCCTTTCTTTACTCTTTAGAAACGCAAACAACAATTGGATATGGTGGACGAGCCTTAACAGGGAACTGTGCCAAAACAGTAGTCCTTCTCATCATCCAATCTCTAATGGGTACCATCATAAACTGCTTCATGTGTGGCCTGATTTTGGCCAAATTGTCCCTCCCTAAAAAGCGAGCAAAGACTGTTACCTTTAGCGACACTGCAGTGATCAGTTTGAAAAATGAAAAGCTCTGCCTGCAGATCCGGGTTGCCAACCTCCGGAAGACGCTGCTTATCAGGAGCCATATTTATGGCAAGTTCGTGAGGACTAGCATCCCTCCCGACGGAGAGCCCGTCATCCTGGACCAAGTAAATGTTGAATTCCAAGTAGATGCAGGCAAGGACAACCTCTTCTTTGTCAGTCCCCTCACTCTCTACCATGTGATTGACAGTTCAAGCCCCTTTTCGGAGATGGCTGCCGACACACTGCAGAAGCAGGACTTTGAGCTGGTGGTCTTCCTGGATGGCATGGCTGAGTCCACCAGCTCGTCTTGCCAGGTCCGCACCTCCTTCATCCCGCGTGAGATCCAGTGGGGATACAGCTTCCTGCCGGTTATTTCGCGAACCAGGGGTGGCAAATACTTTGTTGATTTCTCCAACGTTTCGAAGACTGTTGCAGTGAGCACACCACACTGTTTTAGTTGCTTTAAAGATCCTGTACTTCACAAGCATGCCCAGCATGGCATTGACAATCCAGGATTTGAGGTGATTACCATTAAAGATTTTGGGGACAAAGATAATTATTGCTGCCTTAGCAGCTCAGTGCAGGACAACCAACacttttaa